ATAAACTTCCAAATATTACAAATATATGCCAAATTACATGGCTGTATTTTAAATTTTTCATCATATAAAATATCGTTCCAACTGTGTAAACTATTCCTCCTGCAACAAGATAATTAAATGATAAAACACTAAGTGACGCTTTCACATCTTTAAATACAAAAACAACCATCCAACCCATTATTAGATATATAATAGTAGATAAAAGTTTTAGTTTTCCTGTAAAAAATATTTTATAAACTATTCCAAGAAGTGTACAACCCCATTGAATAAAAAAAACTATCCATCTAGTTTTGCCGTCTAAAATAGTAAATATATAAGGTGTATAGGAAGCTGATATTAAAATATATATTCCTATATGGTCAAGCTTTCTAAATAATTTTTTTAATTTTTCATTTACCAAAATATGATATGTACCTGACATCATATAAAGAAAAATTAGAGCCAAACCAAATATCACGCAACCAAAAGTATAACCAATCTTCCCAATTTTCACAGAATGTGTTACTATTAATATAAGACCTATCAAAGAAAAGATAGCTCCTGTGTAATGTGTTATGGCATTTAAGATTTCTTCAAGACTTCTTTTCATTTTATCCCTCCAATACTTGTAGTGATATGAGTATTGTACCATAATTTATTTGATTTTAATAGTTTTATTTAAAAATATAGATTTTTTTATTGATTGTTTTCTATTTATATATATTTAGATTTATTTTAGAATTATAACTACAAACTTAAAGGAGGTTTTATTAAATGGAAAAAGATATTTTTCTAAAAAACAGATCTTACAGAACTTTTTCTAATGAAAGAATTAATAAGGGTGAACTTTTAATGATGGTTGAGAATGCTAGACTCTCTGCCAGTGCTAGAAACTCCCAAAATATTCGTTATGCTTTGGTAGAAAATGAAGAAACTTGTGATAAAATATTTTCTCTTACAAAATGGGCTGGACTTTTAGAGTGGAATCCATCTTTGGAAGAATCACCAGTGGCATATATTGTAATGTGTTTACCTAATGATAAAACTCTTAATATGAATTATAATTATTTTGATATGGGGCTTTCTGCTCAAAATATTTTACTTACTGCAGTATCTATGGGATATGGTGGTTGTATCCTTGGAGCTTTCAATAAAAAAGAAGTTCACGATTTATTAAATATTCCTGAAAATTATAATTGTGAGATTCTGATTGCTCTTGGTAAACCTTTGGAGATCTCAACTGTTGTTGACGCTGTTGAGGGAAATATTGATTATTATAGAGATGTTGAAAAACGTCATAACTATGTGCCAAAAATTCCTTTAAACGAATTAATATTTTAATATTTTATAAAATAAAAAGACTGTTGCATTTTTTATTGAACTTGCAACAGTCCCTTTTTCTTTAATTCTATTTTCTTATTAAAACAGTATCAAATCCATCAAAATATTCTCCCATATCTGTTCCCAAAGTTTCAATTTTTACATCTACCTCAGGAAGAGAGAAACCAATTTCATCTTGTCCCAAATACTCAAATTTTATCTTATATTCCCCTGCTGGAACGCTTTCAAAGAAAAACATTCCATCAAACTCTGGTCTCACTTCATCAATTACCTTACCATCTTTTTCCAAAAGAATATTTACCATCGTTAATTTTTGCATAAATTCTCTTTCGGTAAAATCTTCACTCTTCCATATATTTCCAGCCACCATAGAAACAATATTTATAGGAATATCTATTCTCATTCCAGCTGATTTTCTAGTTTTTATTTTCAAAGTTTCCTTCAAATATTTTGTCATAGGATCAATAGTTCTTCTATCAACTTTTAATTCTATTACATTTGTAGAATATAATCCCTCTGCAATATAATCTCCATCTCCATTACTGTAGAATATTACATTATCCGCCATAATTCCTACATTGCTAAGAACTTCTTCTCCCTCATCAAAAACACCATTATTATTTGCGTCTAAGAATACTTTTCCATAAACCCAAGAATTTTTCAAAGAAATATTTTTACTAATTTGACGTTTTGGATCACTTAAATCTATTGTTTTATCCACTTGAATTCCTGTTCCATTTGAATGTTTTCCTTTTTCATCAAAGTTTGAACTTGAAGAAATTCTTGTATAAATAAAATCATCTAACTCAATATCAAAAGTTATTCCATATGTCGGTCTACGATAACCATCTCTATATCTCACTTCAAACCCTAAATCTGCATAAAGTTTATTTTTTACAATCTCCTGCCTTCTTAGGTTTGTCCTCAACGAATATTCCTTTATATAATCTCCATCATTAATTTTTTCTATTCTAGTATTTGCCATTATACTAAAACCATTGCTCCCCATATAACTTATATAGGGATTATAAGCTATTCTTTTATTATATCCGTTAATATTTTTTTCAACTCTTAATGAAGTATACAAAGGATAAAATATTGAAGTATCTATCAATCCATAAATATATTTTTCTGTTGCTCCAGTAGTTTCTTGAGTTTTACTTTCTCCAAACTCTATATAATTTCTTCCAAAAGATTTTCCAACAGAAACCGATTTATAATTTTTTATTTTATTATCTATATCAATTTTTTCCGAATATTCATTATAAGTATATTTTAAATTATAATCAAATATTTTTTGTTCTATTGTAGATTCAAAATTATTTTCGTGATTTTGATAATCATAATAATTTTTATATTGAATCATCAAAGGAAATTTATTTGTACCAGTTCTAAATAAAATATCATTCTCTAAAAACTTGTACTCCTCTCCCTCAACAGATGTAAGCCTCATTCCACCTATACCTAAAGTAATATTATCTGTAACTCCATAAAAATATTTTCCTACTCTTTGGTGGTCTTCAGTTCCATCAGTTTTTCCAACTTGTAAAGAATATCTATTTTTTCCTTTTTTCAACAAATCTGAATCTGATAAAGAATAAACAATTCTTTCTTCAATTCTTCCATTTCTATAATAAATTTTTAAAATATAGTTAGAATTAATAACTCCATCATTTACTCTAAATTCAAAATTTTTATCTCTAAATCCTTCATCACCATAATTTTTATAATCTAGTAAAAAATTATTTCTGTATAATTCAATACTTTCAGCATCTATTGCCTCACCTTTAACAATAGTAATTCCACCATCTCTTGTCATATAAGTCCCATTACTATCCAAACTAACCCCAATAGTTTTAGTTTCTACGTCCAAAAAACTCGGAATTATCAAAGAGAAATTTCCAAGAACTAAATCATTCCCACCTAAAATATTTGAGTATGTCAAATTTCCATAATCAATATCCCTTTCAGGTTTTATTCCCCCTGACATATAAAATTCTCCATAAAAAAGCTGAGATGCGTATTCATAATTTACATTATACGAATTATTTTTTAAATTTGGTTGTCTATATCCTAGTTTAACCAAACCGGGAGTAAATAATTTTCTCGGCATCTCTACATCTATTTTTTTCTCTTCCTCTTCCTTACTTAAATCCAATCTCAATCTATTAAGTTTCCCTTTTTCTCTCTTCTCATAAGGAAGTTCAAACCTTGGTTCAATAACAATTCTTAAATCTTCTGAAGAAAATTTTGCTGATTTAAAATTTAATTTTTCAGCTAATACCTCTAATTTTACATACAATTCATCATCTAAAATTGCACATTCATCATCTTCAAAAGTAATTTTTATTTCTTGCTTATCTATTTTTCCAAAAATCTTTTTTCTTTTTATATCCACATCTATATCATACAATTCCATAAAGTAAAAAAATGAATTCATTCCCAAATAAATTTCATCATTTAAACTATCATATTTTCCCATAAAAAAATCATCTGTTAAACTTTTTACTTTTAATTGTAGATAATAATCTTCTAATTCCATTCCCAATGTTGTAAAAGAAAAAGATACAGCACTCATTATTACAAAAATAAATTTTTTAATCATATATATCTTACCCTAACTGTAAACTTCCCTTCATAAACTCCTTCATTTATTCCTGAAGTATTAACGCTTCCATCAATTATAATTTTATCTGTTTTTCCTTCTGTTTTAATTGTTTCTGTTATAAATTTTTCTTCTCCAGATATTTCTTCTGTTTTATCTTTAAATTTTAATCCAACTGGAAGTTTACCATTTGATTTATTTGATATATCCACTGTTTTAGGTATTGTAACTTGTATAAAACTTCCATCACTTCCCCCTACCTCTATTTCAGCAGGTGTTTTAGCATTTGCTCCACTTCCTACAACAATAGTTCCAAAATCCATATGATTTATTACTTTGATTGTTAGCGGCTCTTTCACAGTTAAAGTGTCCACTATTGCTTCCACAACACTACTACTTCTAGTTAATTTTTCACGGACTTTCCCCAGTTTAACTCTTTTTAAACTGTTACTTTTTTCTTTATCCCAATAAAAAACCAAATTTCCTTTTATATTAAATTCCAGAGTATCTTGAAAATTTCCATTTTCATCTTTTGAAAATTTAATCTCAGTAGAATCTGTTTCAACCACACGAACATTTTCAACTCTAATAAAATTATCTCCATCACTACCATTTAAATTTCCAAAATCTATATATTGATTTTCAGTTGTGCTATCAGTTTTAACTCTTAATTTTGCTGTAAATTCTGCCCTAGTAGTAACCTTTCTTATAATAATTTCTTTACAATAAAAAGAAAGAATATCTGTTTCAATAGCTTGGACATATATAAAAGTTAATAAATATGTTAAAAAGAAAATTATATATCTATTCTTTTTTCCTATCTCAATTTTTATTTTTCTCTCCTCCTTTTTATTAATTTAATCACAACTAATTCTATTCAATTATTTTTTTATTCTTACTTTTTCTTCTTTTAATATATTATTCTTTTGGTCTAAAATTTTTACTTTTATACTTTTTCCTTTAGCATTAGCAACTTCTTTTACACCAAATCCTATTTGATTTTTTTTATTTCTTGTAGGAATTCCACATTTTCCTTTACTTAAAATATCTCCATTTTCATCTTCTACCACAAATTGATATTTAAATGAAGTATTTCCTTCAGATATTCCATCAAATCTTATTGATAAAATTCCATTTTCATAAGAAGTTTTAAAATTTTCTATTCTTCCTTTAAGAATTTCTTCTCCAATACTTCCATACACACTTATTCCTAATTCTGTCAGAATTGTTACTTTTGATGTTAATACTTCTTCAGAACTATTTTCTCCATAAGATTTTATTTCTGATGGAACTTCTTTAAAAATAATATAGCTTTTATATTCTCCATCTTTTAAATTTTGCCCTGGTTTTACTCTAAATCTTACTGTTTGTCTTCCTCCAGGTTTTATAGATACTATTTTTGGAAACACTACTATATTTGAATCTAAATTATATTCACTTCCAAAATCATTATCACTTTCTGTATATGTTTCTATTCTTAAAGGTTTTTTTGTGTTGTTAAAAATATAAACTTCATTTGTTACAACTTTATCAATTTTAATTTCAAATCTTGTAGGAGCAACTGCAAAATTAACTCCATACGCAAACATATTTATAAATAATAAGCTTAAAAATATATATAATTTTTTCAAAGCCAAATCCTCCTTATTTAGATAAATACTAAATAAGAGTCCGAAACTTTCGAACTCTTATTTTTTTATTAATAATATTTTGCTCTTATATAAAGTTTTCCAGTATAATCTCCCTCTTTTTGAGTTGCACTTGCTGTAGCTGTTCCACCTATCATAAATTCTTTTTTGTTTCCAGCTTCTAAAACATAAATTCCATTTGTAGTATCATCTCCAGGTGCTCCAGCTGTAAACATTGATAATTTTGTTGTAAGCTTTTCGTTATCAGTAGCTCCTGTTCCTGTTTTTAATATTACATTAAACTTATGTAATGATCCTGTATACTTTACATATTCTCCTTCTTCCGAAGTTTTTATTTCTATAAGTAATTTTTCACCTGTTGTTCCTAAAATATCTAATGGTACATTAGATTCATGAGTTATTTCTTCTCCTTGAATCATTGTTCCAAAATCCAAATGTGTAGCTACTATTTGTAATGGAGCTACTACTTTAGCTTTTACATTTACTACTCCTTCTACTGCGTCAGCAAATTTTTTTGCTGTTGTTGTTGTTGTTGTTGCAGCAAAT
The nucleotide sequence above comes from Fusobacterium perfoetens. Encoded proteins:
- a CDS encoding molecular chaperone, translating into MKKLYIFLSLLFINMFAYGVNFAVAPTRFEIKIDKVVTNEVYIFNNTKKPLRIETYTESDNDFGSEYNLDSNIVVFPKIVSIKPGGRQTVRFRVKPGQNLKDGEYKSYIIFKEVPSEIKSYGENSSEEVLTSKVTILTELGISVYGSIGEEILKGRIENFKTSYENGILSIRFDGISEGNTSFKYQFVVEDENGDILSKGKCGIPTRNKKNQIGFGVKEVANAKGKSIKVKILDQKNNILKEEKVRIKK
- a CDS encoding DUF4402 domain-containing protein, encoding MKKVLLLTGIMALSMATFAATTTTTTAKKFADAVEGVVNVKAKVVAPLQIVATHLDFGTMIQGEEITHESNVPLDILGTTGEKLLIEIKTSEEGEYVKYTGSLHKFNVILKTGTGATDNEKLTTKLSMFTAGAPGDDTTNGIYVLEAGNKKEFMIGGTATASATQKEGDYTGKLYIRAKYY
- the trhA gene encoding PAQR family membrane homeostasis protein TrhA; the protein is MKRSLEEILNAITHYTGAIFSLIGLILIVTHSVKIGKIGYTFGCVIFGLALIFLYMMSGTYHILVNEKLKKLFRKLDHIGIYILISASYTPYIFTILDGKTRWIVFFIQWGCTLLGIVYKIFFTGKLKLLSTIIYLIMGWMVVFVFKDVKASLSVLSFNYLVAGGIVYTVGTIFYMMKNLKYSHVIWHIFVIFGSLFNYLSIYYIAETV
- a CDS encoding nitroreductase family protein; this encodes MEKDIFLKNRSYRTFSNERINKGELLMMVENARLSASARNSQNIRYALVENEETCDKIFSLTKWAGLLEWNPSLEESPVAYIVMCLPNDKTLNMNYNYFDMGLSAQNILLTAVSMGYGGCILGAFNKKEVHDLLNIPENYNCEILIALGKPLEISTVVDAVEGNIDYYRDVEKRHNYVPKIPLNELIF
- a CDS encoding DUF4402 domain-containing protein, translating into MVETDSTEIKFSKDENGNFQDTLEFNIKGNLVFYWDKEKSNSLKRVKLGKVREKLTRSSSVVEAIVDTLTVKEPLTIKVINHMDFGTIVVGSGANAKTPAEIEVGGSDGSFIQVTIPKTVDISNKSNGKLPVGLKFKDKTEEISGEEKFITETIKTEGKTDKIIIDGSVNTSGINEGVYEGKFTVRVRYI